The segment GATTCGCTGCAGGTGCTCAAGGTCATCTCGCGGGTGCGCAGCCAGCCGCAACTCGGCTTCGAACTGAAGCTGCGCGACCTGATGCAGAAACCCTGCATCGCCGAGCTGTCCGGCTTCGATGCGGCCGCGCAGACCCAGGCGCCGGACCCGCTGCTGGCGCTGAACGGCCGCGTCGCTGATATGCCGGCGCTGTTCTGCCTGCACGCCGGGTTCGGCACCGTGTTCGACTACGAACCGCTGGCCCGCCGCTTCGACGGCCGCCGCACGGTCTACGGCTTGCAATGCCGCATGCTGCTGGACCCGGGCTGGCAGGACGCATCCCTGCAAGCAATGGCCGAAGCCTATGCCGCGCGGATTCGCCAGCAGCAGCCGCACGGACCCTACCACCTGCTGGGTTGGTCCCTTGGCGGCGCCCTGGCGCTGCTGGTGGCCCGCGAGCTGGAGGGGCAGGGGCAGCGGGTGGAGTTCGCCGGCCTGGTGGACACCTTCGTTGCCGGCGTGGCCGAAGCCGGTAACTGGCGCGAGGACCTGCGCGACTTCCTGGTGTTTGCCCTGGGAATGGTGGTGGAAGCAGCTGACGGGCTGATCGCCTTGCATGCTTCCGGTCTGGCCGAGGCCGAAGGTGCTGCACGGGTGATCGAGGCCGCGATGGACGCACCGCGCAGCAGCGAGGGTGATCACGGCCTGCTGGGCGCCAGCGAGCTGGTGCAGATCTTCGCCGTGGGCTCGCGCCTGAGGGCGCTGTCGCTGGGCCAGGCCAGTCTGCCTTCCACGCAAGTGGCGGCGCATTGCTGGTGGGTCGCCGGCCGCGATGACGAACGCCGGGTGTTCGAGGGACAGGTGCGCAGCGCCGTCGATCGGGTCGTCGCAGCTGGGCACTACGAGCTGCTGCAGCAGGACGCGCTGCTGGCGGAGTTGGAGGAGCTGCTCAGCGTTCGCGCTCCGCAGTATTCATAGGTTGGGTAAATGTTCGAGGGCGGGAATCGTTCCTTAGGATCTGTCGCCCTCCATTCAAGGACACTCCATGGCCGTACTGCCCGAACTCGAAGCCTTCCTCGAACTGGTCGAATTCGGCCGCCTGACCGGCAAGGGCCGGGCCATGCACGAACAGACCCCGGAGCAGGCCCGCGCCGATTTCGAGCTGGCTTCCCTGGCTCTTGACCAGCCGCTGGAGCACATCGCCTGCACCTCGCTGGGCATCCAGGCGCGTGATGGCCGGACCCTTGCGGCGCGGCTCTACCGGGCTCCGGGGCTTGCCGGCGAGGCGCAGCCGACGCTGCTCTATTTCCACGGTGGAGGCTATGTGGTCGGCAGCCTGGATTCCCACGATGCGCTCTGCCGCCGCCTGGCCGCACACGGGCTCTTCGCGCTGTTGGCGGTGGACTACCGCCTGGCACCGGAATGGCGTTTTCCCACGCCGGTGGAAGACGCCTGCGATGCCGCCATCTGGCTGCACCGCGTAGGCGCGATACTCGGGCTGGACCCCACGCGCGTGGCCTTTGCCGGGGATAGTGTCGGCGCCAGCCTGGCCGCTGTGCTGTCGATCATCGCCGCCCGCCAGCCCCATGAACTGCCCCTGGCGCCCAAGGCCCAGGTGCTGGTCTATCCGGTGACCGACGCCACCCGCAAGCGACCGTCCCATCGAGATTTCGCCGAAGGCTACCTGCTGGAAACCGCCACCCTGGACTGGTTCTACGCGCACTACGGACGCACCCCGGAAGATCTTGCCGACTGGCGCTGCTCGCCGCTGCTGGCCCCTGATCTTTCCGGCCTTGCGCCCGCCCTGGTCTACCTCGCCGGGCACGACCCGTTGCACGACGAAGGCCTGGCCTATGCGCAAAAGCTGGAGTCGGCGGGCAATGAGGTGAAACTGCTCAGCCAGCCGGGCCTGACCCACGACTTCCTGCGCATGGCGGGACTGCTCGCCGAGGTGGAAGGGATTCACCGGGAAGTGGCGGAGTGGGTGGCGGGGAAGCTGCTGGGTTGAACCAGCGCTGGCGGCCCGCTTTGTTTGTGGGGGATTGGCTTTTTCCTCCCAGAGCGGTGCCGTCCCACTGGCCGGCAGCTAGAACAAAGGCGCCATTCGGCGCCTTTGTCGTTTCCGCTGCGGACCGTCAGAAGTCCCACCTGGTGGTCAGCATCAGGTTGCGCGGTTCGCCGTAGAACACGGTGGAGAAGTTGCCCATCCCGCTGTAGTACTTCTTGTCCAGCACGTTGTTGGCATTGAGCGAGACACTCAGGTGCTCGTCGTGCTGATAGCGGGTCATGAGGTTGACCAGCGCATAGCTGCCTTGCTCCAGGATGGCGTTGTCGTTGAGGGCAGGGTTCCAGATCTGCGCGTAGAAGCCGCTCTGCCAGTCCACGCCGCCACCCACGGTGAACTTGTTCAGCTCGCCGGGCAATTGGTAGGTGGTGAACAGCTTGGCCACATGCTCGGGCTTGGTGGCGGCCAGCGGGAAGCCGAACACGCGTTGCTCGTCAGCGTCGCGGGTGCGGGCGTAGGTGTAGCCGGCGGTGATGTTCCAGCCTTCCGCCAGTTCACCGACGATTTCCAGCTCGACGCCCTTGGTGGTGGCGCCTTCGATGGCACGGTAGCGGTCGAAACCGTCAACCGTATCGACGTAGGAAGCGACGTTGTCCTGCTCGATGCGGAAGACGGCCAGGCTGGCGTTCAGCCTGCCGTCGAAATAGGCCGCCTTCAGGCCGGTCTCGTAGGCATAGCCTTCCACCGGGTCGAGCGTGTTGAAGCTGGTGTCCTTGAGGGTCTGTGGCTGGTAGATGCCGGTGTAGCTGGCATAGACCGAGTAGACCTCGTCCAGGTCGTAGACCACGCCCGCGTAAGGGGTGACCACGCCGTGTTGCTCATAGGTGGCGCGGTTCAGGCGCGGGCTGCCGTCGAGGTTGTCGTGCTTCTCGTCGTACTTGAAGTCGCTGACACGGCTACCCAGGATCAGCGACAGGTCATCCGTCGGCTTGAAGCGCGCGGCCAGGTAGGCGCCGTTCTGGCGCTGGTTGGTTTCGTAGTCGCCGATCTTCGGGAAGTTCTGTTTCGGGAAGTCGCCGTTCCAGTCGTAGATGTTGCCGGGTACGAGTTCGAAGGCGGTGTTGTCGAAGTCATCGCCGGTGGTCCTGGCGGCGGCGGCGGTGAAGCCGGCCACCAGCTCATGGTCACGGCCGAGCAGCTCGAAAGGGCCGGAGACGTTCGCGTCGAAGGTGTTCTGCACGCGCTTGCCTTCCCAATGGCCCCAGTAGAAGAAGGCGCCTTCGCCGCTGACCGGGTCCGGGTTGCCGCCGCTGGCGGAGCCGAGCAGGGTGTCGTGCTCGTTGCGCATCTGGTTCATGTGCACCTTGAGCTTCCAGTCGTTGGCCAGGTTCTGCTCCAGCGAGGTGAAGTAGGTGTAGGACTCGAAGTCGCGGCGGCTCCAGTCGGTGCCGGGGTTCCAGGAACGGTTGAAGTCCAGCTTGCTGCCGTCGGAGGCGAACACCGGGTTGCCGGTCCAGGAGGTGCCACGCGGGCTGACATTCTGGTGGTCGATGCCGAAGGTCAGCAGGGTATCCGGGGTCAGGTCCCACTCGAGGATGCCGTAGGTGATGTCTTTCTTCTGTTCGTAATGGTCGAGGTAGGAGTTGCGGTCCTGGTAGGCGCCGACGAAGCGGCCGCGCACGCTGCCGTCGCTGCTCAGCGAGCCGGAAACGTCGCCCTCGGTGCGGTAGTTGTCCCAGGAACCGGCCGAACCCGTGATGGAGGCCTGGAAGTCGCGGGTCGGGCGCTTGCGCACCAGGTTGACGGTGGCGGATGGGTCGCCCGAGCCGGTCATCAGGCCGGTGGCACCCTTGATGACGTCGACGCGGTCGTAGATGGCCATGTCGACGTGGGTGGTGCCCTGGTCGTAGACGCCGTCGTAGATGGTGTTGACGCCGTCGTACTGGTAGTTGGTGATGGCGAAGCCGCGTGCCGAGTACTCGAAGCGGTCGCTGTCATAGGCCTGCACGGAAACGCCCGGAGTGTGCTTCAGCACGTCGCCGATGCTGGTGGCGTTCTGGTCGTCCATCACCTGGCGGGTGATCACCGAGACCGACTGCGGGGTTTCACGGATCGACAGCGGCAACCTGGTGGCGGTGCTGGTCACGCCGGTGGTGTACGACCCGGTGCCTTCGGTGGTTTCGCCGAGGCCGGTGCTGTTGACGTTGGTGGGCGCCATTTCCAGGGCACTGTTGTCGCCGGGGGAAACCAGGGTGACGGTGTTGCCATCGACGCTGTAGCGCAAGCCGCTGCCGGCGAGGATGGCGGCCAGGGCTTCAGCGGGCGCGTAGTTGCCGCGCACGCCGGCGCTGCGGCGGTTGGCCACGTCGCCGGGGCTGTAGAGAATCTGCAGGTTGGCCTGCTGGCCGAGCTGTCGCAGGGCGCCGGCGAGGGATTGTGCCGGGATGTCCAGGTTGACCTGCTGGGCCTGCACCAGGGCCGGGAAGGGCAGGGTGAGCGCCATGCCGAGGGAGGCGGCTGCGAGGTTGCGCTGCAACGTGCGGTGCATCAGCAAGGCTTTGGTGAAGGGGGACAACGCGGGTATGAAGGGCATCTTCCTGATCTCGATTCGTAGATATGTTGGCAATTGAGTTTCGTTCGTGTTTGGAATTAAACGAACGAGGCAGGAAAAACCGGAACGAATCGGCGAAAAATTTTTGCCGGGGCAATCAGGCCGGCCCGGACAAGCCGGCCTGAACAGGGATGG is part of the Pseudomonas lalkuanensis genome and harbors:
- a CDS encoding alpha/beta hydrolase; amino-acid sequence: MAVLPELEAFLELVEFGRLTGKGRAMHEQTPEQARADFELASLALDQPLEHIACTSLGIQARDGRTLAARLYRAPGLAGEAQPTLLYFHGGGYVVGSLDSHDALCRRLAAHGLFALLAVDYRLAPEWRFPTPVEDACDAAIWLHRVGAILGLDPTRVAFAGDSVGASLAAVLSIIAARQPHELPLAPKAQVLVYPVTDATRKRPSHRDFAEGYLLETATLDWFYAHYGRTPEDLADWRCSPLLAPDLSGLAPALVYLAGHDPLHDEGLAYAQKLESAGNEVKLLSQPGLTHDFLRMAGLLAEVEGIHREVAEWVAGKLLG
- a CDS encoding TonB-dependent siderophore receptor — protein: MPFIPALSPFTKALLMHRTLQRNLAAASLGMALTLPFPALVQAQQVNLDIPAQSLAGALRQLGQQANLQILYSPGDVANRRSAGVRGNYAPAEALAAILAGSGLRYSVDGNTVTLVSPGDNSALEMAPTNVNSTGLGETTEGTGSYTTGVTSTATRLPLSIRETPQSVSVITRQVMDDQNATSIGDVLKHTPGVSVQAYDSDRFEYSARGFAITNYQYDGVNTIYDGVYDQGTTHVDMAIYDRVDVIKGATGLMTGSGDPSATVNLVRKRPTRDFQASITGSAGSWDNYRTEGDVSGSLSSDGSVRGRFVGAYQDRNSYLDHYEQKKDITYGILEWDLTPDTLLTFGIDHQNVSPRGTSWTGNPVFASDGSKLDFNRSWNPGTDWSRRDFESYTYFTSLEQNLANDWKLKVHMNQMRNEHDTLLGSASGGNPDPVSGEGAFFYWGHWEGKRVQNTFDANVSGPFELLGRDHELVAGFTAAAARTTGDDFDNTAFELVPGNIYDWNGDFPKQNFPKIGDYETNQRQNGAYLAARFKPTDDLSLILGSRVSDFKYDEKHDNLDGSPRLNRATYEQHGVVTPYAGVVYDLDEVYSVYASYTGIYQPQTLKDTSFNTLDPVEGYAYETGLKAAYFDGRLNASLAVFRIEQDNVASYVDTVDGFDRYRAIEGATTKGVELEIVGELAEGWNITAGYTYARTRDADEQRVFGFPLAATKPEHVAKLFTTYQLPGELNKFTVGGGVDWQSGFYAQIWNPALNDNAILEQGSYALVNLMTRYQHDEHLSVSLNANNVLDKKYYSGMGNFSTVFYGEPRNLMLTTRWDF